In one Neobacillus sp. CF12 genomic region, the following are encoded:
- a CDS encoding acetaldehyde dehydrogenase (acetylating), producing MSKVKVAILGSGNIGTDLMLKLLRSKILELTTVIGIDPDSDGLKKARELGLKTIDTGINGFLENPDVADIIFDATSAKAHIRHAKLLKEAGKQVLDLTPAAVGPLVVPSVNIGEHVEANNINLITCGGQATIPMVHAINTVQSVEYAEIVATISSKSAGPGTRANIDEFTQTTARGIEKIGGAKKGKAIIILNPAEPPIIMRDTIHVMVEGDVVKEKEITASVLEMEKQVQSYVPGYRLRQEPIFDGNRVTVFIEVEGAGDYLPKYSGNLDIMTAASVKVAEEWAKFKIAKVTV from the coding sequence ATGTCTAAAGTAAAAGTAGCAATCCTTGGTTCCGGTAACATTGGTACAGACCTTATGCTAAAACTGCTCAGGTCGAAAATACTTGAATTAACCACGGTCATTGGCATTGACCCTGATTCAGATGGATTAAAAAAAGCACGGGAACTTGGGCTTAAAACGATTGATACAGGAATTAACGGGTTTTTAGAAAATCCAGATGTAGCGGATATCATTTTTGATGCCACGAGTGCAAAAGCACATATCAGACACGCGAAGTTATTGAAAGAAGCTGGAAAGCAAGTGCTTGATTTAACTCCAGCAGCAGTTGGACCCCTTGTCGTTCCTTCAGTCAATATTGGAGAGCATGTAGAAGCGAATAATATTAACTTGATTACCTGCGGAGGGCAGGCAACGATCCCAATGGTTCATGCGATTAACACCGTGCAGAGTGTTGAGTATGCAGAGATAGTGGCAACCATCTCAAGCAAGAGTGCAGGTCCAGGAACTAGAGCGAATATTGATGAATTTACGCAAACAACCGCACGGGGAATTGAAAAAATTGGCGGGGCAAAAAAAGGAAAAGCGATTATCATTTTAAATCCAGCTGAGCCGCCTATTATTATGAGGGATACCATTCATGTTATGGTTGAAGGTGATGTGGTTAAAGAAAAAGAAATTACAGCTTCGGTACTTGAAATGGAAAAGCAGGTTCAATCGTATGTCCCGGGTTACAGGTTAAGGCAGGAACCAATCTTTGATGGAAATCGTGTAACTGTATTTATTGAAGTCGAAGGGGCTGGAGATTATTTACCTAAGTATTCAGGTAACTTAGATATCATGACTGCTGCTTCCGTTAAAGTGGCCGAAGAATGGGCGAAATTTAAAATTGCGAAGGTAACGGTCTAA
- a CDS encoding fumarylacetoacetate hydrolase family protein: protein MSQYNEIAKYLVSAEVDRREVAKVTSNLKPDLTVEEAYLVQQEIVTIKLNEGKRMIGPKMGLTSLAKMKQMGVEEPIYGYVFDYMLIENGGKARLSDQIHPKVEAEIAFVMGEDLEGPGVTGAQVLAKTEYVLPALEIIDSRYENFNFTLPDVIADNASTSRVVFGTSLKKPDQFELDLVGATLSINGEIKELGAGAAVLGHPAHSVAMLANMLARKGEKVRKGDVILTGGITGAIRLNYGDIVSGKFDGLGEVTFTVTD, encoded by the coding sequence ATGAGTCAATACAATGAGATTGCTAAATACTTAGTTTCAGCCGAAGTCGATAGACGTGAGGTTGCGAAGGTAACATCGAATCTAAAGCCAGATTTAACAGTAGAAGAAGCCTATCTAGTTCAACAAGAGATAGTTACGATTAAATTAAATGAAGGAAAAAGAATGATTGGTCCTAAGATGGGTTTGACAAGCCTCGCAAAAATGAAGCAAATGGGTGTTGAAGAGCCTATTTATGGATATGTGTTTGATTATATGTTGATTGAAAACGGAGGAAAGGCCCGTTTATCTGATCAAATCCATCCAAAAGTAGAGGCTGAAATTGCCTTTGTGATGGGAGAAGACCTTGAAGGTCCCGGAGTAACAGGAGCTCAAGTTCTTGCAAAAACGGAATATGTGCTTCCAGCATTAGAAATTATTGATAGCCGCTATGAAAACTTTAACTTTACCCTACCGGATGTCATTGCGGATAATGCATCGACTTCACGGGTTGTTTTCGGTACATCCCTAAAAAAACCAGATCAATTTGAACTTGACCTGGTTGGAGCAACCCTTTCTATTAATGGTGAAATTAAAGAATTAGGAGCAGGTGCTGCCGTTCTTGGGCACCCGGCACATTCTGTCGCCATGCTAGCCAACATGCTTGCTCGAAAAGGAGAAAAAGTTCGTAAAGGTGATGTAATCCTAACAGGTGGAATTACCGGTGCTATTAGGTTGAATTATGGGGATATCGTTAGTGGTAAGTTTGATGGTTTAGGGGAAGTAACCTTTACAGTGACGGATTAA
- the dmpG gene encoding 4-hydroxy-2-oxovalerate aldolase: MVLERDILITEVALRDGSHAIRHQFTVEQVTNVARALDRANVPYIEISHGDGLGGSSLQYGLSLTNEMELIEAAASVVKNAKIAVLLLPGIGTMPELKQAAQLGAKMARIATHVTEADVAPQHIALAKDLGLETVGFLMMSHMVPTAKLVQQAKLMESYGADTVYMVDSAGALLPHQVSERIRALKDQLTVNVGFHAHNNLSLAMANTLAAIEEGATRIDGSIRCLGAGAGNTQTEVLVSVLDKMGIKTGIDVFKMMDIAEELVAPILEKPQEITRDSLVLGYAGVYSSFLLFAQRAAKKFNVDSREILIELGKRHVVGGQEDMIMDVAAELAKQKLDAFV; the protein is encoded by the coding sequence GTGGTTTTAGAAAGAGACATTTTAATAACTGAAGTAGCATTACGCGATGGAAGTCATGCCATTAGACATCAATTTACGGTTGAACAAGTAACCAATGTTGCAAGAGCTTTGGATAGAGCAAATGTACCATATATTGAAATCTCTCACGGTGATGGGCTGGGAGGATCTTCCTTACAATACGGATTGTCTTTAACCAACGAAATGGAGTTAATCGAAGCAGCAGCATCTGTTGTAAAAAATGCCAAAATTGCCGTTCTCCTTTTACCTGGGATTGGAACAATGCCAGAGTTAAAGCAGGCTGCACAACTGGGAGCGAAAATGGCGCGAATTGCCACCCATGTAACAGAGGCAGATGTTGCGCCGCAGCATATCGCTTTAGCAAAGGACCTGGGACTTGAAACTGTCGGATTTTTAATGATGTCCCATATGGTGCCGACAGCCAAGTTAGTACAGCAGGCAAAATTAATGGAAAGCTATGGAGCAGATACCGTTTATATGGTTGATTCTGCTGGAGCGTTGCTTCCACACCAAGTTAGCGAAAGAATTCGTGCCCTTAAAGATCAATTAACGGTTAATGTCGGATTCCATGCTCACAACAATCTTTCTTTAGCCATGGCGAATACGCTTGCAGCGATTGAAGAGGGGGCAACTAGAATTGATGGCAGTATTCGCTGCTTAGGTGCCGGTGCAGGAAATACACAAACAGAAGTTTTAGTTTCTGTCCTTGATAAAATGGGAATAAAAACCGGCATCGATGTTTTTAAAATGATGGATATAGCGGAGGAATTAGTTGCTCCTATTTTAGAAAAACCTCAGGAAATTACGAGAGACAGCCTAGTTCTTGGCTATGCTGGCGTTTATTCTAGCTTCCTGCTGTTTGCCCAACGAGCAGCAAAAAAATTCAACGTTGATTCGCGCGAGATATTAATTGAACTTGGAAAAAGACATGTAGTTGGCGGTCAGGAAGATATGATTATGGATGTAGCTGCTGAACTGGCCAAGCAAAAGCTAGATGCTTTCGTTTAA
- a CDS encoding 2-keto-4-pentenoate hydratase, which yields MNSKIEEYARVLAEAESTRVGILPLTSIDSELTVKEAYYVQLENIKKKVEQGQKIVGKKIGLTSLAMQTLLGVDEPDYGHLLDTMVVENGGSISIDQVLQPKVEAEIAFILKKELRGPNLTVLDVLQATEYVVPALEIVDSRVKDWKIKLADTVADNASSGFYVLGGKPVKVEDIDLELLGMAFYKNGELVNTGVGAAVLGNPANCVAWLANKLSEFDIPLRAGEVILSGALSAAVEARAGDTFTARFAHIGQVSVHF from the coding sequence TTGAACAGTAAAATAGAAGAGTATGCAAGAGTCTTGGCAGAAGCAGAATCCACTCGAGTCGGAATTTTACCACTTACATCAATCGATTCGGAGTTAACCGTGAAGGAAGCCTATTATGTACAGTTGGAAAATATAAAGAAAAAAGTTGAACAGGGACAGAAAATCGTAGGGAAGAAGATTGGTTTAACTTCCCTGGCCATGCAAACTCTTTTAGGTGTTGATGAGCCAGATTATGGACACCTATTAGATACTATGGTGGTTGAAAACGGAGGATCTATTTCAATTGATCAAGTACTGCAGCCAAAGGTGGAGGCTGAAATTGCTTTTATTTTAAAAAAGGAATTACGAGGGCCGAATCTTACCGTTCTAGATGTTCTTCAGGCAACGGAATATGTCGTTCCTGCTCTTGAAATCGTCGATAGCAGAGTAAAAGACTGGAAGATTAAGCTGGCCGATACGGTTGCAGATAATGCTTCATCAGGGTTTTATGTACTGGGCGGCAAGCCAGTCAAGGTTGAAGACATCGATCTTGAACTACTCGGAATGGCCTTTTATAAAAATGGTGAATTAGTCAATACAGGGGTTGGTGCAGCAGTTTTAGGCAATCCAGCCAATTGTGTAGCCTGGTTAGCGAATAAATTGTCTGAATTTGATATACCACTTCGCGCAGGAGAGGTCATTCTATCAGGTGCTTTATCAGCAGCAGTAGAGGCGCGTGCTGGAGATACATTCACAGCTAGATTCGCTCACATTGGGCAGGTTAGTGTTCATTTTTAA
- a CDS encoding amidohydrolase family protein: protein MHDFHTHFIPSDVITWLKDNKELINAKWTKTDENKNEFLVVNEKWGFELKQAFIDSERYLQEQAAAGVSHSVVSPIPQLFLYDFPDEITTEISNVYNRSLAEWSKSAPQKISALGTVPLTNPDKAAQVLQNAMNLGLKGVIIGPGLPGQMLSDGFFTPFFEEANRQKAIVFIHPLLCEDPRLKRRMMPNLIGVPWETTVCATDLLLSGLIDTYPNVKILFAHGGGFLPYQIGRLDKGYEQWKLVSSNLKAPPSEYLKRFWYDTVLWNEESLEFLVKAVGTDRVVPGSDYPFDLSVWPPEVKFQEGIYSLLG, encoded by the coding sequence ATGCATGATTTTCATACTCATTTTATCCCGTCAGATGTTATAACATGGCTAAAGGATAACAAGGAATTAATAAATGCCAAATGGACAAAAACGGACGAAAACAAGAATGAATTTTTAGTAGTGAATGAAAAATGGGGTTTTGAGCTTAAGCAGGCTTTCATCGACAGTGAACGCTATTTACAAGAACAAGCAGCCGCCGGTGTAAGCCATTCAGTTGTTTCACCCATCCCGCAACTTTTTCTATATGATTTTCCTGATGAAATTACAACGGAAATTTCCAACGTATACAACCGTTCATTGGCTGAGTGGTCAAAATCTGCACCCCAAAAAATCTCAGCATTAGGAACCGTTCCCCTCACTAACCCAGACAAAGCAGCTCAAGTCTTACAAAATGCCATGAATCTTGGACTAAAAGGAGTCATTATTGGCCCAGGTCTGCCAGGTCAAATGTTATCTGATGGATTTTTCACACCTTTTTTTGAAGAAGCGAATCGTCAAAAAGCCATTGTCTTTATCCATCCACTGTTGTGTGAAGACCCTCGGTTAAAAAGAAGAATGATGCCGAATTTGATAGGAGTCCCGTGGGAAACTACCGTTTGTGCAACCGACCTTTTATTAAGTGGATTAATTGACACATATCCAAATGTAAAAATCCTGTTTGCCCACGGCGGTGGTTTCTTACCTTATCAAATTGGTCGGCTGGACAAAGGTTACGAGCAATGGAAACTTGTTTCCTCCAACCTAAAGGCACCGCCATCTGAATACTTGAAACGCTTTTGGTATGATACCGTATTGTGGAATGAAGAAAGTTTGGAATTCCTCGTTAAAGCAGTTGGAACTGACAGGGTTGTTCCTGGATCGGATTATCCTTTTGACCTTTCTGTTTGGCCTCCTGAAGTAAAATTTCAAGAGGGTATATATTCTTTATTAGGTTAA
- a CDS encoding MFS transporter: MTNKKLSFFRYENNLLILLFLVFGLVFMDRLSIIFLFPFVAEELNLNNTQMGMLVGATSIAWGISTLLFASVSDFIGKKKLTLIIFILGFSIATFTSGLVGGLGSLILVRLLMGITEGPVIPLIQSTMMAESTPKRRGTNLGLIQGSASIMGNAIAPVLVVAIAVATNWRYSFFALAIPGIILAVILMFYMKEPNFNKGLGTNDIKVKPTFQEYKSVFKTRNVWVSMLMAIFYMTYLLVFTSFMPLFLSGVSNYSTGQYGAILGIMGVGMFFWQFLLPSLSDKLGRKTIIVPATFIAILLPLAVAVFHANFVVLAIAVFILTIGFGAQPLYLAIIPSESVPRVFAATAIACVVLTGEIIGGTAGPVIAGILADKFSLYAPLWLASGTAVVFFFLSFLLRETAPVKVSRNISEDSVITTTI, encoded by the coding sequence ATGACGAATAAGAAACTATCATTTTTTAGGTATGAAAATAACCTGCTGATCCTCTTATTTTTGGTCTTTGGTCTTGTTTTTATGGACAGGTTAAGTATTATTTTTCTTTTTCCATTTGTAGCCGAGGAGTTAAACTTGAATAACACCCAAATGGGAATGCTTGTCGGGGCAACGAGTATTGCCTGGGGGATATCAACTTTGCTTTTTGCGAGTGTTTCAGATTTTATTGGCAAAAAGAAGCTAACATTAATCATTTTTATTCTTGGTTTTTCGATTGCCACCTTTACCTCAGGTTTAGTGGGCGGGCTTGGTTCGCTTATTTTAGTACGTTTATTGATGGGGATTACGGAGGGACCAGTCATTCCGTTGATCCAGTCTACGATGATGGCTGAATCAACTCCAAAAAGAAGGGGCACAAATCTGGGGTTAATCCAGGGTTCAGCCTCAATAATGGGGAATGCCATTGCACCTGTCTTAGTCGTAGCTATTGCAGTAGCAACAAATTGGCGTTATTCATTTTTTGCCTTGGCCATACCGGGGATCATCTTAGCGGTGATTTTAATGTTTTATATGAAAGAACCAAATTTCAATAAGGGTCTTGGTACGAACGACATAAAAGTAAAACCAACGTTTCAAGAATATAAAAGTGTATTTAAAACACGTAATGTTTGGGTCAGTATGTTAATGGCTATTTTTTACATGACCTACCTATTAGTTTTTACTAGTTTCATGCCGCTATTTTTATCGGGTGTTTCCAACTATAGTACTGGACAATATGGAGCGATATTAGGAATCATGGGGGTAGGGATGTTCTTTTGGCAATTTCTCTTACCATCTTTATCAGATAAACTCGGCAGAAAGACAATCATTGTTCCTGCTACATTTATTGCGATTTTACTCCCACTAGCAGTCGCAGTTTTCCATGCGAACTTTGTGGTGCTTGCTATTGCTGTCTTTATTCTTACCATTGGATTTGGGGCACAGCCGCTCTATCTTGCCATCATACCATCAGAGTCCGTTCCCAGAGTTTTTGCAGCAACAGCAATCGCTTGTGTTGTTCTTACCGGAGAAATCATTGGTGGAACCGCAGGCCCTGTCATTGCTGGAATTCTTGCTGATAAGTTTAGCCTATACGCACCGTTATGGCTAGCGAGCGGTACGGCAGTTGTTTTCTTCTTCCTTTCCTTTTTACTCAGGGAAACAGCACCAGTAAAAGTGTCTCGTAATATTTCAGAAGATTCCGTAATTACCACCACTATATAA
- a CDS encoding aldehyde dehydrogenase, with protein MQVETKVKAINCLHFINGQFVESQNKKTFENINPATEEVLGTVAEGGRDEVDYAVAAARRALNGKWKNITTGERSKILRRIGDLILERQEELARLESLDTGKPFWLANSIDIPRAAYNFHFFADYMISVNTDANQQDDQALHYSYRRPVGVVGIIKPWNLPLLLLTWKLAPCLAMGNTAVIKPAEWTPMTATVLMEICKEAGVPEGVVNLVHGFGPNSAGGAISEHPDIDAISFIGEPGTGSAIMKAASSSLKKLSFELGGKNPNIIFADSDLDEVVETTIKSSFINQGEVCLCGSRIYVERPAYEEFLKKFVEKVKTLKVGQPENEDTKVGALISKEHYDRVNSYIEIARNDGANILTGGKRPDGFEKGYYLEPTIITGLDRNSRCVREEIFGPVVTVMPFDMEEEVIVQANDSHYGLSATIWTNDLRRAHRVAHQIEAGIIWVNTWFLRDLRTPFGGMKNSGIGRTGGMHSIDFYSELSNITIKL; from the coding sequence ATGCAGGTAGAAACAAAAGTAAAAGCGATTAACTGCTTACACTTTATTAATGGGCAATTCGTTGAGTCTCAAAATAAAAAGACCTTTGAAAATATTAATCCAGCTACAGAAGAAGTATTAGGAACGGTTGCAGAAGGCGGGAGAGATGAAGTCGATTACGCAGTGGCTGCTGCACGCAGAGCATTAAATGGAAAGTGGAAAAATATCACAACAGGAGAACGTTCAAAAATTCTTCGTCGAATCGGTGATTTGATTTTGGAAAGACAAGAGGAATTAGCCCGTTTAGAATCATTGGATACCGGTAAACCATTTTGGCTTGCGAATAGCATCGATATCCCGCGGGCAGCGTATAACTTTCACTTTTTTGCCGATTATATGATTTCTGTTAATACGGATGCAAATCAGCAGGATGATCAAGCCCTCCATTATTCGTACCGCCGGCCTGTTGGGGTTGTTGGTATTATTAAACCTTGGAATCTCCCATTATTATTACTAACTTGGAAATTAGCACCTTGTCTAGCGATGGGGAACACTGCTGTGATTAAACCTGCTGAATGGACTCCAATGACGGCTACAGTGTTAATGGAGATTTGTAAAGAGGCTGGTGTACCAGAGGGTGTGGTCAATCTAGTACATGGTTTCGGTCCAAATTCCGCCGGCGGTGCCATTTCAGAACATCCCGATATTGATGCGATTTCTTTTATTGGTGAACCAGGAACCGGTTCTGCGATTATGAAAGCAGCATCCAGTTCGTTAAAGAAACTATCCTTTGAACTTGGCGGTAAAAATCCAAATATTATTTTTGCCGACTCGGACCTTGACGAAGTCGTTGAAACGACAATTAAATCGAGTTTCATTAATCAAGGAGAAGTTTGCTTGTGCGGCTCACGAATTTACGTAGAACGCCCAGCCTATGAAGAATTCTTGAAGAAATTTGTTGAAAAAGTAAAAACATTAAAAGTTGGTCAACCGGAAAACGAGGATACAAAGGTAGGAGCACTGATCAGTAAGGAACATTATGACCGTGTGAATAGCTATATTGAAATTGCTCGAAATGATGGTGCGAACATTCTTACAGGCGGCAAACGCCCAGATGGATTCGAAAAAGGTTATTATTTAGAGCCAACCATAATTACTGGTTTGGACCGGAATTCCCGTTGTGTCCGTGAAGAAATATTTGGACCTGTCGTGACGGTTATGCCATTTGATATGGAAGAAGAAGTGATTGTGCAAGCGAATGATTCTCATTATGGTTTAAGTGCTACCATCTGGACCAATGATTTAAGACGTGCTCACCGAGTTGCCCATCAAATTGAAGCGGGAATTATCTGGGTCAATACTTGGTTCTTACGCGATCTTCGTACCCCATTTGGCGGAATGAAAAACAGCGGCATCGGCAGGACAGGCGGAATGCACAGCATTGATTTCTACTCAGAATTATCCAATATTACGATTAAACTGTAG
- a CDS encoding IclR family transcriptional regulator, with the protein MEHKNQEDVYLSSVKNALRILKSFSMDEPEKKVSDISASLGLNKSTVSRTMATLASEGFVYKDPDTKKYCLGLSLLSLSSIVNSNTDVYRESYPVLSRLVDNLGETAHISVIDKLEVIYLQKVECNHPVRFLTHVGRRNPPHCTSSGKVLLAYADEELVDRVLERELEKYTKHTITDRDKFRTHLKEIRKNGYSTSFEELNEGVNSLAAPIYDYRGKVIAALSVVGPKQRIQSHKIQAFAKKIITAAMEVSERMGYRG; encoded by the coding sequence CTGGAACATAAAAATCAAGAGGATGTTTATCTATCATCCGTAAAGAATGCTCTTAGAATATTAAAAAGCTTTTCCATGGATGAGCCTGAAAAAAAGGTTAGTGATATTTCCGCTTCACTTGGACTAAACAAAAGCACGGTTAGCCGGACGATGGCAACTCTGGCAAGTGAAGGATTTGTTTATAAAGACCCTGATACGAAAAAATATTGTCTTGGTCTCTCCCTTCTTTCGTTAAGCAGCATCGTCAATAGTAATACAGATGTTTACCGTGAGTCTTACCCTGTCTTAAGCAGGCTTGTAGATAATCTTGGCGAAACCGCTCACATTTCTGTTATCGATAAATTAGAAGTTATTTATTTGCAAAAAGTAGAATGTAATCATCCCGTAAGGTTCTTGACCCATGTTGGGAGACGAAATCCTCCCCACTGTACCAGCTCGGGTAAAGTGCTGCTTGCCTATGCAGATGAGGAATTAGTTGATAGAGTTCTCGAAAGAGAGTTAGAAAAATACACCAAACATACCATTACAGATCGAGATAAATTCCGTACTCATTTAAAAGAAATTCGAAAAAATGGATATTCTACTAGTTTTGAAGAATTAAATGAAGGTGTAAATTCTCTAGCTGCCCCTATATATGATTACAGAGGTAAAGTAATTGCCGCCTTGTCTGTCGTTGGGCCTAAACAAAGAATTCAGTCCCATAAGATTCAAGCTTTTGCCAAGAAAATTATTACTGCCGCCATGGAAGTCTCAGAACGAATGGGATACAGAGGCTAA